One window of candidate division WOR-3 bacterium genomic DNA carries:
- a CDS encoding glycoside hydrolase family 57 protein has protein sequence MHNNISVAFIWHFHQPMYTGPQGKILPLPWVRLHCLKDYLDMLKNAQKFPEFRLTFNFTPSLLLQIKDYISGEITDEQFLLFKKKPEELSDEEKIQILRDFFLANWDKMIGPYPRYLSLLLKRGKNIVEDELPSIAQTFTSAEWRDLQMWSNLVWVDPIFREEIKDLYEKGKNFSDGDKDRLIGLENKIMGSIFDEYKKAFDAGQIELTTSPLYHPILPLLVNSDLARVSNPNLNIPLRFAHPEDAENQIAEGIKVFEDIFGRKPKGMWPSEGSVCEELMPMFSKLGINWVATDEEILARSTKRSFYRNDKGVPNYADLLYKPWKYNGVNFVFRDHIISDLIGFTYYAWDQEKAAQDFVERMKRISNQLPSFDKFIVSVILDGENAWEAYANDGTQFFEALYGELVKQNIPTTTVSGFLEEHGVKNELPSLFPGSWIGANFNIWIGQPEDHIGWKIIEDVRQKLTARDITDKEIWNRLYMLEGSDWFWWFGSGHVSATTQVFDELFRQHTIWIYQKIGEEPPVELYSPIQQKAEVFSCQPIDRISPVIDGRVTNYYEWYNAGYVDIKRMGGTMHRFAGLFSRVYCGFDDKNLYIRFDIEYEDISAYEYRIRFFTPKDVELAVCEGKNFICVIDKVGEMSIPLGDLNVDDQSMVEFMIDAKQKGVEIDRTPCLKFNVKLKDVRLQNWTV, from the coding sequence ATGCATAATAACATATCGGTCGCTTTTATCTGGCATTTCCACCAGCCGATGTATACGGGTCCTCAGGGCAAAATCCTGCCATTACCGTGGGTGAGACTGCATTGTCTGAAGGACTACCTCGATATGTTGAAGAACGCGCAGAAATTCCCGGAGTTCAGGCTGACCTTCAATTTCACACCGTCATTGCTACTGCAAATAAAGGACTACATTTCAGGTGAGATCACAGATGAACAATTCCTCTTGTTCAAGAAAAAGCCTGAGGAACTTTCGGATGAAGAGAAGATCCAGATACTGCGCGATTTCTTCCTGGCGAACTGGGACAAAATGATAGGTCCTTACCCAAGATATCTATCGTTGCTACTTAAACGCGGCAAGAATATTGTTGAGGACGAATTACCATCGATAGCCCAAACCTTCACTTCTGCTGAGTGGCGTGATCTGCAGATGTGGTCAAATCTTGTGTGGGTCGATCCAATATTCCGTGAAGAAATCAAGGACCTGTATGAAAAAGGAAAGAACTTCAGCGATGGAGACAAGGATAGATTGATCGGACTTGAGAATAAGATAATGGGTTCGATATTCGACGAGTACAAAAAGGCATTTGATGCAGGGCAAATAGAACTGACAACATCACCGCTTTACCATCCGATCTTGCCCTTACTTGTGAACAGTGATCTTGCCAGGGTATCGAATCCGAACCTGAATATTCCTCTAAGGTTCGCGCATCCAGAAGATGCTGAGAATCAGATAGCAGAAGGCATAAAAGTATTCGAGGATATTTTCGGCCGGAAGCCAAAAGGCATGTGGCCATCTGAAGGCAGTGTTTGTGAAGAATTGATGCCGATGTTTTCAAAATTGGGCATCAACTGGGTGGCGACAGATGAAGAAATACTCGCTCGGAGCACGAAGCGTTCATTCTACCGTAATGATAAGGGTGTGCCCAACTATGCGGATCTTCTGTATAAACCGTGGAAGTACAATGGCGTGAACTTTGTGTTCAGGGATCACATTATCTCTGATTTGATAGGTTTTACTTACTATGCGTGGGACCAGGAGAAGGCGGCACAGGATTTTGTCGAAAGGATGAAGAGGATCAGCAATCAACTTCCTTCTTTTGACAAATTTATTGTGTCGGTGATACTCGATGGTGAGAATGCGTGGGAAGCTTATGCAAATGACGGAACCCAGTTCTTCGAGGCGCTTTACGGCGAACTTGTCAAGCAGAATATCCCGACAACTACGGTGTCCGGATTCTTGGAGGAACACGGGGTCAAGAATGAATTGCCCTCGCTTTTTCCCGGCTCTTGGATCGGCGCAAATTTCAATATCTGGATAGGCCAGCCCGAAGACCATATTGGCTGGAAGATCATCGAAGACGTAAGGCAGAAATTGACAGCAAGGGATATTACGGACAAAGAAATATGGAACCGTCTGTATATGCTCGAGGGTAGTGATTGGTTCTGGTGGTTTGGTTCAGGTCATGTCTCAGCCACGACCCAGGTTTTCGATGAATTGTTCAGGCAGCACACGATATGGATCTATCAGAAGATCGGCGAGGAGCCACCTGTTGAACTGTATTCGCCGATCCAGCAGAAAGCCGAGGTTTTTTCCTGCCAGCCGATAGACAGGATCAGTCCGGTGATCGACGGTCGTGTTACCAATTACTACGAATGGTACAATGCCGGCTATGTTGATATAAAACGCATGGGCGGCACGATGCACAGGTTTGCCGGTTTGTTCTCGCGGGTTTACTGCGGCTTCGATGATAAAAATCTGTATATCAGATTCGACATTGAGTACGAAGATATCTCTGCTTACGAGTATCGTATCAGATTTTTCACTCCAAAGGATGTAGAGTTAGCTGTTTGTGAAGGCAAGAATTTCATCTGTGTTATTGATAAAGTTGGAGAAATGTCTATTCCGCTCGGGGACTTGAATGTCGATGACCAGAGCATGGTGGAGTTCATGATCGATGCCAAACAAAAAGGCGTTGAAATAGACCGCACTCCGTGTTTGAAGTTCAACGTCAAACTCAAAGATGTAAGACTGCAGAATTGGACTGTTTGA